The Streptomyces nigra genome includes the window CCGACCCGCGGGTCAAGGTGGCCACGGACGTCGCCGAGGAGAAGGGCCGCCGTATCGGCACGGTCACCCCGGACAGCTTCCGGGACGCCCGCGCCATCGGCGAGCTGTTCCGGGACGGCGTCCCGGTCATCATGAACCTCACGGCCATGGAGCCCGCCGACGCCAAGCGTGTCGTCGACTTCGCGGCGGGGCTCATCTTCGGTCTGCGCGGTTCGATCGACCGCGTGTCCAACCGGGTGTTCCTGCTGTCCCCCGCCGACACCGAGATCGTCAGCGGTGAGCCGGCGGCGCACCGCGCGGACGGCTTCTACAACCAGAGCTGAGGCAGGGCCGCTCGCCGGCCCTGCCCCTCATGGGGTTCACCGGAAGGCGTCCAGCCCGGTGAGCGCCTTGCCCAGCACGAGCTGGTGCATCTCGACGGTGCCCTCGTAGGTGAGCACCGACTCGAGGTTGGTCGCGTGCCGCATGATCGGGTACTCGAGCGAGATCCCGTTGGCACCGAGGATCGTCCGGGACGTACGGCAGATGTCGATGGCCTCACGGACGTTGTTGAGCTTGCCGAAGCTGACCTGCTCGGGACGCAGGCGGCCGGCGTCCATACGCCGCCCGAGATGATGGGCGAGCAGAATCCCCTTGTGCAGTTCGAGCGCCATGTCGGCGAGCTTGGCCTGGGTGAGCTGGAAGCCCCCGATCGGCCGGCCGAACTGCTCCCGTGTCTTCGCGTAGTCGACGGCGGCCTCGAAGCAGGACCGCGCCGCCCCCATGGCCCCCCACACGATCCCGTACCGGGCGTGCGAGAGACAGCTGAGCGGGCCCTTCAGCCCGACGACCTCCGGCAGCACCGCGTCGGCCGGCAGCCGTACGTCGTCCAGAACCAGCTCGCTGGTGACCGAGGCCCGCAGCGACAGCTTGTGCTTGATCTCCGGCGCGGAGAACCCGGCGCTGTCCGCCGGCACCACGAAGCCTCGGATCCCCTCGTCGGTCTGCGCCCACACCACGGCCACCCCGGAGACGGAGCCGTTGGTGATCCACATCTTGCGGCCGCTGAGCACCCAGTCGGAGCCGTCCCGCTTGGCGTAGGTGCGCATGGAGGCGGGGTCGGAGCCGTGGTCGGGCTCGGTCAGCCCGAAGCAGCCGATGATCTCGCCGGAGGCCATCCGGGGCAGCCAGGTCTGCTTCTGCTCCTCGCTGCCGAAGCGGTGGATGGCGTACATGGCGAGCGAGCCCTGCACGGAGACCAGGGAGCGGATGCCGGAGTCGGCGGCCTCCAGCTCCAGACAGGCGAGGCCGTACTGCACGGCCGAGGCGCCGGCGCAGCCGTAGCCGGTGAGGGACATCCCGAGGGCGCCGATCCCGCCGAGTTCCCGCGCCAGCTCCCGGATCTCGGGCAGCTCGCCCTTCTCGTACCACTCGGCGACATGGGGCAGGACCCGGTCCGCCGCCCAGCGCCGCACCGTGTCCCGGACCGCGAGGTCCTCGGGCTCGAGGAGGTCGTCGATGCCGAGGGGGTCGGCGGGGTCGAACGGGGGCAACTTCACGGACGCGGACATGGGACACCCTCCGGCAGCACGAAAACTAGCACCGCTCATCATCATCGACTGGCCCCGACGCTACGACGTGGTGTTCCGCACGTCCAGTGCGCACCGGGCGCGCCCGCGCGGTCAGGCGGAGACGCGGCGCTCGACGGCCTCGCGCGGCTTGGGCAGCTCCACGGGCGGGGTCTCGCACTGCATGACGCGGGGCAGCTTCAGCGCCATCGCGGCTCCGAGGAGCAGCAGACCGGCGCTGACGAGGAGCGTCACATGCAGTCCGTGCACGAAGGAGTCGCGGGCCGCGTGCCGCAGGGCCAGACCGGCGGGCCCGCCCAGCTGCGCGGCGACCTCGTAGGCCTCGCCCAGTGAGTGCGAGGCGGAGGTGGAGGCGGCGGCCGGGACGCCCTCGACCCGGGTGAGGCCGGGGGCGTAGGCCGCGTTCATCACGCTGCCGAGCAGGGCGATGCCGATGCCGGCGCCCAGCTGGTAGGAGGTCTCGCCGATGGCGGCAGCGCCTCCGGACTGCTCCTGCGGCGCCTCGGAGAGCATCGACTCGTACGCCCCGAAGAGCGTGGTCTCCAGTCCGAAGCCGAGCAGCATGAACCCGGCGACCATCAGCGCGGAGTTGTCGGTGCGGCCCATGAAGGTGAGCAGCACGACGGCGGCGGCCGTCAGGCAGAAGCCGAAGCAGACCATCGCCCGCGGCCCGAACCGGCGCAGCATCCGCGCTCCCGCCAGCCCGGCCGCCATCGCGGCGAAGGTCAGCGGCAGCAGCCTCAGCCCGGTCTCCAGCGGGGACAGGCCGAGCACCAGCTGGAGGTACTGCGCGGCGATCAGTTCGAGGCCGACCAGGGCGAGCATGGCCAGCACGATGCATCCGACGGAGGTGCTGAACGCGGGCCGCGCGAACATCGTGAGGTCGACCAGCGGATACGTCCGCCGCCGCTGCCGTCGCGCGAAAAGAACCAGCAGGACCGCGCCGAGCAGGAGCGGCGCCAGGGTGAGCGCGCTGACCACGGGCTCCCCGCCGCCCAGCCGCTTCACGCCGAGGACGACGCCGAACAGTCCTGCCGCCGCCATCAGCGCGCCGACGACGTCCCAGGGGCCCCGGCCGTCGCCCTTCGACTCGGGCAGCAGCAGCCGTCCCACCGGCAGGCTGACCAGCATCAGCGGGATGTTGACGAGGAAGACCGAGCCCCACCAGAAGTGCTCGAGGAGGAAACCGCCGAGCAGCGGCCCGACCGCCGCGCCCACGGCGGCGACGGCGCTCCAGATGCCGATGGCCAGCGCCCGTTCGCGCCGGTCGGGGAAGACCTGGCGCAGGATGGACAGGGTGGCCGGCATGATCATGGCTCCGCCGACGCCGAGCAGCGCGCGGGCCAGGATCAGCACCTGTGGATCGTGCGCGAGGGCGGCGAGACCGGAGGCGAGGCCGAAGAGGCCGTACCCCAGCAGCAGAACGCGTCTGCGGCCCACCCGGTCGCCCAGCGTGCCGAACAGGATCAGCAGCGAGGCGCAGACGAGCGGGTAGATGTCGACGATCCAGAGCAGCTCTATCGCGCCGGGCCTGAGGTCCTCGGTGACGGCGGGTACCGCCACGTGCAGGACGGTGGCGTCGACGGCGACCAGCAGCAGGCTGACGCAGAGGACGACGAGGACGACCCAGCGGTTGGCACCGGCCCCGGCCGCCCGACGGCGCAGCGCAGCGGCGGCCGTGGTCGTCCCGGACATGTACGTACCTCCCAGATGTTCCCTCGCCCCGGCGGGCTCACGGGGTGGGGACTCCCCGAGACTCGGCCGGAGGAGCGGTGTCTCCGGCCCGCGCGACGAAG containing:
- a CDS encoding cell division protein SepF; the protein is MGSVRKASAWLGLVDDNDDERYYDDDYSEGTESGDAWVTDPRVKVATDVAEEKGRRIGTVTPDSFRDARAIGELFRDGVPVIMNLTAMEPADAKRVVDFAAGLIFGLRGSIDRVSNRVFLLSPADTEIVSGEPAAHRADGFYNQS
- a CDS encoding acyl-CoA dehydrogenase family protein; translated protein: MSASVKLPPFDPADPLGIDDLLEPEDLAVRDTVRRWAADRVLPHVAEWYEKGELPEIRELARELGGIGALGMSLTGYGCAGASAVQYGLACLELEAADSGIRSLVSVQGSLAMYAIHRFGSEEQKQTWLPRMASGEIIGCFGLTEPDHGSDPASMRTYAKRDGSDWVLSGRKMWITNGSVSGVAVVWAQTDEGIRGFVVPADSAGFSAPEIKHKLSLRASVTSELVLDDVRLPADAVLPEVVGLKGPLSCLSHARYGIVWGAMGAARSCFEAAVDYAKTREQFGRPIGGFQLTQAKLADMALELHKGILLAHHLGRRMDAGRLRPEQVSFGKLNNVREAIDICRTSRTILGANGISLEYPIMRHATNLESVLTYEGTVEMHQLVLGKALTGLDAFR
- a CDS encoding MFS transporter gives rise to the protein MSGTTTAAAALRRRAAGAGANRWVVLVVLCVSLLLVAVDATVLHVAVPAVTEDLRPGAIELLWIVDIYPLVCASLLILFGTLGDRVGRRRVLLLGYGLFGLASGLAALAHDPQVLILARALLGVGGAMIMPATLSILRQVFPDRRERALAIGIWSAVAAVGAAVGPLLGGFLLEHFWWGSVFLVNIPLMLVSLPVGRLLLPESKGDGRGPWDVVGALMAAAGLFGVVLGVKRLGGGEPVVSALTLAPLLLGAVLLVLFARRQRRRTYPLVDLTMFARPAFSTSVGCIVLAMLALVGLELIAAQYLQLVLGLSPLETGLRLLPLTFAAMAAGLAGARMLRRFGPRAMVCFGFCLTAAAVVLLTFMGRTDNSALMVAGFMLLGFGLETTLFGAYESMLSEAPQEQSGGAAAIGETSYQLGAGIGIALLGSVMNAAYAPGLTRVEGVPAAASTSASHSLGEAYEVAAQLGGPAGLALRHAARDSFVHGLHVTLLVSAGLLLLGAAMALKLPRVMQCETPPVELPKPREAVERRVSA